From Camelina sativa cultivar DH55 chromosome 20, Cs, whole genome shotgun sequence, the proteins below share one genomic window:
- the LOC104769163 gene encoding histone acetyltransferase of the MYST family 2 isoform X1 → MGSSANTETNGTGPPPSSSNQKPPATNGGDSSHPSPLASDQAIVVSDPSKKRKMGMLPLEVGTRVMCRWRDGKHHPVKVIERRRIQNGGPNDYEYYVHYTEFNRRLDEWIHLDQLDLDSVECAVDEKVEDKVTSLKMTRHQKRKIDETHVEGHEELDAASLREHEEFTKVKNIATIELGKYEIETWYFSPFPPEYNDCVKLFFCEFCLNFMKRKEQLQRHMRKCDLKHPPGDEIYRSGTLSMFEVDGKKNKVFAQNLCYLAKLFLDHKTLYYDVDLFLFYVLCECDDRGCHMVGYFSKVIQHIVYRYVWFPLSGLLIVKRNFYWVQEKHSEEAYNLACILTLPPYQRKGYGKFLIAFSYELSKKEGKVGTPERPLSDLGLLSYRGYWTRVLLDILKKHKGNISIKELSDMTAIKAEDILSTLQSLELIQYRKGQHVICAGPKVLDRHLKAAGRGGLDVDVSKLIWTPYKDQS, encoded by the exons ATGGGATCGTCAGCAAATACAGAAACTAACGGCACCGGACCGCCACCTTCGTCGTCGAATCAAAAGCCTCCGGCTACGAACGGCGGTGATTCGTCTCATCCTTCTCCGTTAGCTTCTGATCAGGCGATCGTAGTGTCTGATCCgtcgaagaagaggaaaatgGGAATGCTTCCTCTCGAGGTTGGTACTCGCGTGATGTGTCGGTGGAGAGACGGGAAACACCATCCCGTGAAAGTAATTGAGCGCCGGAGGATACAAAACGGCGGTCCGAATGATTACGAGTATTACGTTCATTACACTGAGT TTAATAGGAGACTGGATGAATGGATTCATCTGGATCAACTAGACCTTGACTCGGTAGAGTGTGCTGTAGATGAAAAAGTGGAAGACAAG GTAACGAGCTTGAAGATGACACGCCACCAGAAGAGGAAGATTGATGAGACTCATGTAGAG GGTCATGAGGAGCTGGATGCAGCAAGTTTGCGTGAACATGAAGAGTTCACGAAAGTGAAGAACATAGCAACAATTGAGCTTGGAAAATATGAGATTGAGACTTGGTACTTCTCCCCTTTTCCGCCAGAATACAATGACTGCGTGAAGCTctttttttgtgagttttgcCTGAACTTCATGAAACGCAAAGAACAGCTTCAAAGACATATG AGAAAGTGTGACCTGAAGCACCCTCCTGGTGATGAAATTTATCGAAGTGGTACCTTGTCAATGTTTGAG GTTGATGGCAAAAAGAACAAGGTGTTTGCACAGAATCTCTGTTACCTGGCAAAGTTATTTCTTGACCACAAAACTCTTTACTACGACGTTGATTTGTTTCTGTTCTACGTTCTTTGCGAATGTGATGATCGAGGATGCCACATGGTTGGATACTTTTCAAAGGTAATACAGCACATCGTTTACAGATATGTTTGGTTTCCCTTGTCCGGTTTGTTAATAGTAAAACGTAACTTCTACTGGGTACAGGAAAAGCATTCGGAAGAAGCATACAACTTAGCTTGCATTCTAACCCTGCCTCCATATCAAAGAAAAGGCTATGGAAAATTCTTGATAGCCTTTT CCTATGAACTTTCAAAGAAAGAGGGAAAAGTTGGGACACCGGAAAGACCCTTGTCGGATCTAGGCTTACTAAGCTACAGAGGTTATTGGACTCGTGTTCTATTAGACatcttaaaaaaacataaaggaaACATTTCTATCAAG GAGCTGAGTGACATGACAGCGATCAAGGCGGAAGATATATTAAGCACACTTCAGAGCCTAGAACTGATACAGTACAGGAAAGGACAACACGTGATCTGTGCGGGTCCAAAGGTTCTGGACCGACATTTGAAAGCTGCAGGTCGAGGTGGTCTTGATGTAGATGTTAGCAAACTGATTTGGACACCTTACAAGGACCAGAGTTAA
- the LOC104769163 gene encoding histone acetyltransferase of the MYST family 2 isoform X2, which yields MGSSANTETNGTGPPPSSSNQKPPATNGGDSSHPSPLASDQAIVVSDPSKKRKMGMLPLEVGTRVMCRWRDGKHHPVKVIERRRIQNGGPNDYEYYVHYTEFNRRLDEWIHLDQLDLDSVECAVDEKVEDKVTSLKMTRHQKRKIDETHVEGHEELDAASLREHEEFTKVKNIATIELGKYEIETWYFSPFPPEYNDCVKLFFCEFCLNFMKRKEQLQRHMRKCDLKHPPGDEIYRSGTLSMFEVDGKKNKVFAQNLCYLAKLFLDHKTLYYDVDLFLFYVLCECDDRGCHMVGYFSKEKHSEEAYNLACILTLPPYQRKGYGKFLIAFSYELSKKEGKVGTPERPLSDLGLLSYRGYWTRVLLDILKKHKGNISIKELSDMTAIKAEDILSTLQSLELIQYRKGQHVICAGPKVLDRHLKAAGRGGLDVDVSKLIWTPYKDQS from the exons ATGGGATCGTCAGCAAATACAGAAACTAACGGCACCGGACCGCCACCTTCGTCGTCGAATCAAAAGCCTCCGGCTACGAACGGCGGTGATTCGTCTCATCCTTCTCCGTTAGCTTCTGATCAGGCGATCGTAGTGTCTGATCCgtcgaagaagaggaaaatgGGAATGCTTCCTCTCGAGGTTGGTACTCGCGTGATGTGTCGGTGGAGAGACGGGAAACACCATCCCGTGAAAGTAATTGAGCGCCGGAGGATACAAAACGGCGGTCCGAATGATTACGAGTATTACGTTCATTACACTGAGT TTAATAGGAGACTGGATGAATGGATTCATCTGGATCAACTAGACCTTGACTCGGTAGAGTGTGCTGTAGATGAAAAAGTGGAAGACAAG GTAACGAGCTTGAAGATGACACGCCACCAGAAGAGGAAGATTGATGAGACTCATGTAGAG GGTCATGAGGAGCTGGATGCAGCAAGTTTGCGTGAACATGAAGAGTTCACGAAAGTGAAGAACATAGCAACAATTGAGCTTGGAAAATATGAGATTGAGACTTGGTACTTCTCCCCTTTTCCGCCAGAATACAATGACTGCGTGAAGCTctttttttgtgagttttgcCTGAACTTCATGAAACGCAAAGAACAGCTTCAAAGACATATG AGAAAGTGTGACCTGAAGCACCCTCCTGGTGATGAAATTTATCGAAGTGGTACCTTGTCAATGTTTGAG GTTGATGGCAAAAAGAACAAGGTGTTTGCACAGAATCTCTGTTACCTGGCAAAGTTATTTCTTGACCACAAAACTCTTTACTACGACGTTGATTTGTTTCTGTTCTACGTTCTTTGCGAATGTGATGATCGAGGATGCCACATGGTTGGATACTTTTCAAAG GAAAAGCATTCGGAAGAAGCATACAACTTAGCTTGCATTCTAACCCTGCCTCCATATCAAAGAAAAGGCTATGGAAAATTCTTGATAGCCTTTT CCTATGAACTTTCAAAGAAAGAGGGAAAAGTTGGGACACCGGAAAGACCCTTGTCGGATCTAGGCTTACTAAGCTACAGAGGTTATTGGACTCGTGTTCTATTAGACatcttaaaaaaacataaaggaaACATTTCTATCAAG GAGCTGAGTGACATGACAGCGATCAAGGCGGAAGATATATTAAGCACACTTCAGAGCCTAGAACTGATACAGTACAGGAAAGGACAACACGTGATCTGTGCGGGTCCAAAGGTTCTGGACCGACATTTGAAAGCTGCAGGTCGAGGTGGTCTTGATGTAGATGTTAGCAAACTGATTTGGACACCTTACAAGGACCAGAGTTAA
- the LOC104769164 gene encoding transcription factor HEC3-like — protein sequence MNNNYNNMNPSLFQNYTWNNIINSSNNKNEHHHHQHHNDPIGMVMDQHAHLHIFNPFSSSHFTPLSSSLATTTLFSGNQGDDDEDEEEPLEELDAMKEMMYKIAAMQPVDIDPASVKKPKRRNVRISDDPQSVAARHRRERISERIRILQRLVPGGTKMDTASMLDEAIRYVKFLKRQIRLLNNNPAGNPPPLPQDQASQAVTTTSWISRPSPPNFGGGEGGGGELI from the coding sequence atgaataataattataataatatgaaCCCATCTCTCTTCCAAAATTACACTTGGAACAACATCAtcaacagcagcaacaacaagaatgagcaccatcatcatcaacatcataatGATCCAATCGGTATGGTCATGGACCAACACGCCCACCTCCATATCTTCaaccctttctcttcttcccattTCACTCCCCTCTCATCTTCCCTCGCAACCACCACTCTTTTCTCCGGAAATCAAGGAGACgatgacgaagacgaagaagagccTCTAGAAGAACTCGATGCTATGAAGGAGATGATGTACAAGATCGCAGCCATGCAGCCGGTCGACATAGACCCAGCAAGCGTCAAGAAACCCAAACGCCGTAACGTCAGGATCTCCGACGACCCTCAGAGCGTGGCTGCTAGACACCGCCGTGAGAGAATCAGTGAGAGGATCAGAATTCTCCAGAGACTAGTGCCAGGTGGCACCAAGATGGATACAGCTTCAATGCTCGACGAAGCTATACGCTATGTTAAGTTCTTGAAACGGCAGATCCGGCTACTCAATAATAATCCAGCTGGAAATCCTCCTCCCCTGCCGCAAGATCAAGCTTCTCAGGCGGTGACAACGACGTCATGGATTTCGCGGCCATCACCGCCAAATTTTGGCGGTGgggaaggaggaggaggggaaTTGATCTAA
- the LOC104769165 gene encoding probable pectinesterase/pectinesterase inhibitor 51, with amino-acid sequence MSTILILLFSLFLFSAPTSSSRHHHKSRQSLVRLACNATRYPDQCVSSLSEPGRVPPNPKPIQIIHSAISISSQNLKTAQSKMKSILDSSVGNLNRTKAANTCLQLLTYSEHRIQSTDQALTRGKIKDARAWMSAALVYQYDSWSQLKYVNDTSQVRETMSFLDGLINVTSNALSMMVSYDNFGDKVKSWTHPATERDGFWEKTGPGLGSGPKLGFPSGLKEDVTVCKDGKCDYKTVQDAVKAAPVENGMRKFVIRIREGVYKENVIIPFEKKNVVFIGDGMGKTVITGSLNAGMPGITTYNTATVGVVGDGFMARDVTFQNTAGPDTHQAVAFRSDSDLSLLENCEFLGNQDTLYVHGLRQFYKNCRIQGNVDFIFGNSAAVFQDCEILIAPRQLKPEEGEKNAVTAQGRNDPLQSTGFVFLNCLINGTEEYMKLFKANPKVHKNYLGRPWKDYSRTVFIGCNLEALITPDGWLPWSGDFALKTLYYGESNNTGPGSDRSQRVPWSSEIPDEHVHVYSVANFIQADEWASISN; translated from the exons ATGTCCACCATCCtcatccttctcttctctctcttcctcttctccgcTCCCACCTCCTCTTCCCGTCACCACCACAAATCCCGTCAAAGTTTGGTCCGTCTCGCTTGTAACGCAACTCGTTACCCAGACCAATGCGTCTCTTCACTATCCGAACCGGGTCGTGTCCCTCCGAATCCCAAACCAATCCAGATCATCCACTCAGCGATCTCGATCTCTTCCCAAAACCTCAAAACCGCCCAATCGAAAATGAAGTCTATCCTAGACTCCTCCGTAGGGAATCTTAACCGTACCAAAGCCGCGAACACGTGTCTCCAGCTTCTCACTTACTCCGAGCACCGTATCCAATCGACGGACCAAGCTTTGACACGTGGCAAAATCAAAGACGCTCGAGCTTGGATGAGCGCTGCTCTAGTGTACCAGTACGATTCGTGGTCACAGCTCAAGTACGTCAACGACACGAGCCAAGTCCGCGAAACCATGTCGTTTCTCGACGGACTTATCAACGTCACCAGCAACGCCCTTAGCATGATGGTTTCGTACGATAACTTCGGAGACAAGGTCAAGTCGTGGACTCACCCGGCAACCGAACGCGACGGGTTTTGGGAGAAGACTGGGCCGGGTTTGGGCTCGGGTCCTAAATTGGGTTTCCCTTCCGGTTTAAAAGAAGACGTGACGGTGTGTAAAGACGGGAAATGCGATTACAAGACGGTGCAAGACGCCGTTAAAGCTGCGCCGGTTGAAAACGGAATGCGTAAGTTCGTTATACGGATTAGAGAAGGAGTGTACAAGGAGAACGTTATTATTCCGTTTGAGAAGAAGAACGTTGTGTTCATCGGAGACGGTATGGGCAAAACGGTCATTACAGGTTCTTTGAACGCCGGTATGCCTGGGATCACTACGTACAACACTGCAACTGTCG GAGTGGTAGGGGATGGTTTCATGGCTCGTGATGTAACGTTCCAGAACACGGCGGGACCAGATACTCATCAAGCGGTGGCGTTTAGATCAGACAGTGATTTGTCTCTGCTCGAGAATTGTGAGTTTCTTGGGAATCAAGACACTCTCTACGTTCATGGTCTTCGTCAGTTCTACAAAAACTGCCGTATCCAAGGGAACGTTGACTTCATCTTTGGCAATTCAGCTGCTGTCTTCCAAGACTGTGAGATCCTGATTGCACCGCGTCAGCTTAAACCCGAGGAAGGCGAGAAAAACGCAGTCACTGCTCAAGGGAGAAACGACCCGTTACAGTCCACGGGTTTTGTGTTCTTGAACTGTTTGATTAACGGAACAGAGGAGTACATGAAGCTGTTTAAGGCTAATCCTAAGGTGCATAAGAACTACTTGGGGAGGCCATGGAAAGATTACTCAAGGACTGTGTTTATAGGCTGTAATCTTGAGGCTTTGATCACTCCTGATGGATGGTTACCATGGAGCGGTGATTTTGCGCTCAAGACGCTTTATTATGGTGAATCTAACAACACTGGTCCGGGATCGGATAGGTCACAAAGGGTTCCGTGGAGCAGTGAGATACCAGACGAGCATGTTCATGTGTATTCGGTGGCTAACTTTATTCAGGCTGATGAGTGGGCTTCCATATCTAATTGA
- the LOC104769166 gene encoding probable pectinesterase/pectinesterase inhibitor 51, producing the protein MASSKLHHHPHRRKHPIRCISLLIITMSTILILLFSLFLFSSPSSSSRHHHSHHSSRRSPSGDTPPANPSPSSPSAQIRLACNATRYPDQCVSSLSEPGRVPPDPKPIQIIHSAISISSQNLKTAQSKIKSIVDASVGNINRTNAANTCLQLLTYSEYRTQSTDQALTRGKIKDARAWMSAALVYQYDSWSALKYVNDTSQVGETMSFLDGLIHLTSNALSMMVSYDNFGDKVKSWTYPATERDGFWDKTGPGLGSGPSTGPNLGFPSGLKEDVTVCKDGSCGYKTVQDAVKAAPVDNGMRKFVIRIREGVYEENVIVPFEKKNVVFIGDGMGKTVITGSLNAGMPGITTYNTATVGVVGDGFMARDLTFQNTAGPDAHQAVAFRSDSDFSLLENCEFLGNQDTLYAHGLRQFYKNCRIQGNVDFIFGNSAAVFQDCEILIAPRQLKPEKGEKNAVTAQGRIDPSQSTGFVFLNCLINGTEEYMKLFNANPKVHKNFLGRPWKDYSRTVFIGCNLEALITPDGWLPWSGDFALKTLYYGESKNTGPGSDRSQRVSWSSEIPDEHVHVYSVANFIQADEWASMSA; encoded by the exons ATGGCTTCTTCGAAACTCCATCATCATCCTCACCGCAGAAAACACCCAATCCGCTGCATCTCTCTCTTAATCATCACCATGTCCACCATTCtcatccttctcttctctctcttcctcttctcttccccttcctcctcctcccgTCACCATCACAGCCACCACAGTTCCCGCCGATCACCCTCCGGCGACACTCCTCCGGCCAATCCCTCGCCGTCGTCTCCCTCAGCTCAGATCCGTCTCGCTTGTAACGCAACTCGTTACCCAGACCAATGTGTCTCTTCACTATCCGAACCGGGTCGTGTCCCTCCGGATCCCAAACCAATCCAGATCATCCACTCGGCGATCTCCATCTCTTCCCAAAACCTCAAAACCGCCCAATCGAAAATCAAGTCCATCGTAGACGCCTCCGTAGGTAATATTAACCGTACCAACGCCGCGAACACGTGTCTCCAGCTCCTCACTTACTCCGAGTACCGTACCCAATCGACGGACCAAGCTTTGACACGTGGCAAAATCAAAGACGCTAGAGCTTGGATGAGCGCTGCTCTAGTGTACCAGTACGATTCGTGGTCAGCGCTCAAGTACGTCAACGACACTAGCCAAGTGGGCGAAACGATGTCGTTTCTGGACGGACTTATCCACCTCACTAGCAACGCGCTTAGCATGATGGTCTCGTACGATAACTTCGGAGACAAGGTCAAGTCGTGGACCTACCCGGCAACAGAACGTGACGGGTTTTGGGATAAGACTGGGCCGGGTTTAGGCTCGGGTCCAAGTACAGGGCCCAATTTGGGTTTCCCTTCCGGTTTAAAAGAAGACGTCACGGTGTGTAAAGACGGGAGTTGCGGTTACAAGACGGTGCAAGACGCCGTTAAAGCTGCGCCGGTGGATAACGGAATGCGTAAGTTCGTTATAAGGATTAGAGAAGGAGTGTACGAGGAGAACGTTATTGTTCCGTTTGAGAAGAAGAACGTTGTGTTCATCGGAGACGGTATGGGCAAAACCGTCATTACAGGTTCTTTGAACGCCGGTATGCCTGGGATCACCACGTACAACACTGCAACTGTCG GAGTGGTGGGGGATGGATTCATGGCTCGTGATTTAACGTTCCAGAACACGGCGGGGCCAGATGCTCATCAAGCGGTGGCGTTTAGATCAGACAGTGATTTCTCTCTGCTCGAGAATTGTGAGTTTCTTGGGAATCAAGACACTCTCTACGCTCATGGTCTTCGTCAGTTCTACAAAAACTGCCGTATCCAAGGGAACGTTGACTTCATCTTTGGCAATTCAGCTGCTGTGTTCCAAGACTGTGAGATCCTGATTGCACCGCGTCAGCTTAAACCTGAGAAGGGTGAGAAAAACGCAGTCACTGCACAAGGAAGGATTGATCCGTCACAGTCCACGGGTTTTGTGTTCTTGAACTGTTTGATTAATGGAACAGAGGAGTACATGAAGCTGTTTAATGCTAATCCTAAGGTGCATAAGAACTTCTTGGGGAGGCCATGGAAAGATTACTCAAGGACTGTTTTTATAGGCTGTAATCTAGAGGCTTTGATCACTCCTGATGGATGGTTACCGTGGAGCGGGGATTTTGCGCTCAAGACGCTTTATTACGGTGAATCTAAGAATACGGGTCCGGGATCGGATAGGTCACAGAGGGTTTCGTGGAGCAGTGAGATACCAGACGAGCATGTTCATGTGTATTCGGTGGCTAACTTTATTCAGGCTGATGAGTGGGCTTCCATGTCTGCTTGA
- the LOC104769167 gene encoding uncharacterized protein LOC104769167 — protein sequence MTKFRKLGRPAGHRMSMLRTMVSQLVKHERIETTVAKAKEVRRLADNMVQLGKEGSLAAARRAAGFVRGDDVLHKIFTELAYRYKDRAGGYTRMLRTRIRVGDAAPMAYIEFIDRENELRQSKPATPQPPQRVPLDPWERSRLTRQFAPPKEEKTSDSEL from the exons ATGACGAAGTTCAGGAAGCTCGGCCGGCCGGCGGGTCACCGTATGTCCATGCTCAG GACTATGGTTTCTCAGTTAGTGAAGCACGAGCGTATAGAGACCACTGTCGCCAAG GCTAAAGAGGTTCGTCGTCTTGCTGATAATATGGTTCAACTCGGCAAAGAG GGTTCACTCGCTGCAGCGAGGCGAGCAGCTGGTTTTGTGAGAGGAGATGATGTCCTTCACAAGATTTTCACAGAATTGGCATATAGATacaa AGATAGAGCTGGTGGATACACAAGAATGCTCCGTACCCGCATACGAGTTGGTGACGCTGCTCCAATGGCCTATATCGA ATTTATTGACAGAGAGAATGAGCTTAGGCAATCGAAACCAGCAACACCTCAACCACCACAACGAGTACCGTTGGACCCATGGGAAAGATCTCGGCTTACCAGACAGTTCGCTCCACCTAAGGAGGAGAAAACCTCTGATTCCGAGCTATAA
- the LOC104769168 gene encoding B3 domain-containing protein REM23-like, with product MGSNHEFVRSYGERSQPSFFKVVKNIDTSSENMRAIPHDFARSFPDDELLGTMKITVPWGSTWEVKISKNPRFYFMEKSGWEKFVRDNALGRNEFLCFTHKEEMDFSVNIMKQTGKEMVQPPKPRDFLASSSRVKTEQGVKTEEVVVSSELSARVPRTAAGSSGGGRYKRKLNFEEKKAEEPHNTKRTERAFSIRRDHAGASSSSVAGFEIVISKTYLISLALPRSAANVYMPRVKSMVKIHHPDGKKSWSVVYLVTRRGHLFSGGWRGLCKEYPVAFGDTCKFTLIKPLELLLVVTKP from the exons ATGGGTAGTAACCATGAATTTGTTCGGTCCTATGGAGAACGGTCGCAGCCAAGCTTCTTCAAAGTTGTTAAAAATATTGACACCTCTTCAGAAAACATG AGAGCAATTCCTCACGACTTTGCAAGAAGCTTCCCTGACGATGAGCTCCTGGGTACGATGAAGATAACAGTGCCTTGGGGAAGCACTTGGGAAGTTAAAATATCGAAAAACCCGAGATTCTACTTCATGGAGAAGTCCGGATGGGAGAAGTTTGTGAGGGACAATGCCTTGGGAAGAAATGAGTTTCTTTGCTTCACTCACAAAGAAGAGATGGACTTTAGTGTGAACATCATGAAGCAAACTGGCAAGGAGATGGTTCAACCTCCAAAACCCAGAGACTTCTTGGCTTCTTCGA GCCGTGTTAAAACAGAACAAGGTGTCAAGACTGAAGAGGTGGTGGTGTCTTCTGAGTTGAGTGCTCGTGTCCCAAGAACAGCAGCTGGATCTAGTGGAGGCGGCAGGTACAAAAGGAAACTCAACTTTGAGGAGAAGAAAGCTGAGGAGCCCCATAATACCAAGAGGACTGAGAGAGCGTTTAGCATCCGCAGAGATCATGCAGGCGCATCTTCGTCTTCTGTTGCAGGATTCGAGATCGTTATCTCAAAAACATACCTCATATCCCTG gCGCTCCCGAGATCTGCTGCAAATGTTTATATGCCGAGAGTGAAATCAATGGTCAAGATCCATCATCCAGATGGGAAGAAGTCATGGAGTGTGGTGTATTTGGTAACGAGGAGGGGTCACCTTTTCTCTGGTGGATGGAGAGGTTTGTGTAAGGAGTATCCTGTTGCTTTTGGGGACACTTGCAAATTCACGCTCATCAAACCACTCGAGCTGCTTCTTGTTGTCACAAAGCCCTAA